The segment TAATACTGTAACTGGTATCATGCTGGATAATATCTACATGAGACCCCACTCAACCTGCTCCATGCTTCTCTTacatacactcatctcccacccccccctccaaatTCCCCATctatcccccctctttcccctctctgttgcttccacccatatcccaacCTCCCTCATCCAGTTATACATCTcactcctcctccaccccttGTCTGGCTATTTACTACAATGAAGCCTAGGTTGCTGGATTACATTTAGGTTTATTACAGAGGCATagcatcacacagcacagaaacacatccttcagctcaacttgcccatgtcgacccaaatctccatctacactagtcccatttgcctgcatttggcccgtatccctctaaacctctcctatccaattgtcttttaaatgttgttatacgacctgcatcaactacctcatctgacagATCGTTCCATTCACCTacaacccactgtgtgaaaaggttgcccctcaagttcataTTAAATTTTGCCTCTGTGTCCTTAAACATACgccctctttttttaaaattcccatGTGCTCGGTAAAatgttctgtgcattcaccctatttattcccttcattattctcacatgtatcaaggtacagcttcgagaacttatgaacatgaacattaaAATTTCCCCCGAGTGTCAAAGAGACAGTGAGGAGCCTTttcttgcttgctatccagtcagcggaaagactgtacatgattacaatcaagctgtccacagtgtacaggtaaaggataaagggaataacgcttaaagTGCAATTAAAGGTTGGTTTCcaatgagggtctccaatgaggtagatgggaggtcaggactgctctctagctgttgatgggatggttccgttgcctgacaactgctgggaagaaagaaactgaccctgaatctggagctgtgcgtttacAGTTCCGTAGCTCTTgtttgatgggagaagggagaagagggaatgactggggtgaaactCACATTTGAATATGCTAGTGTCCTTGCTGAAGCAGATGCCCAGCGCTCTGTGAGGGAGCAGGGTTGGGGAGGTACCAACGATGAAGGGAGTTACTTACGATGAGAGGGCAGTGAAAGCCCCGAAAGCGCTCGACAAAGTTGGTCACGTAGAGGTAGTATGCGGTCAGGGCGAGCAGGAACTCGATGAGCGGCGCGGTGAAGAGGAAGACCACGGACGATGCCAGGTAGCAGATGAAGATGATAAAGGACAACacctggagtggggaggaggtgcGTGTCAACATTACCTTGTCACAGCGGGGCTGCCTCACCATCCCCAGGCAAGTCACCCCCCCCCGCCCTTACACacatctctaccccctccccccacccactctacccctgcacccttCAACACCTCAAGCAGACCCTCGCCACCTATGGAATGGTCACAGGATACTTTGGCGAtacggccggaaacaggcccttcggcccagcgatcatcccatacactaacaccatcctacacatgggacaatttacaattttaccaaaaaactgcaaacccacacacctttcaAGTATGGctttagattgtgggaggaaactggagcacccagcaaaaacccacggggagaatatacacacTCCGTATGGACAAGCATCTGtatttaggatcgaacccggtctctggcattgtaaggcagcaactctaccgctgcaccaccatgccttaTTGCTCTAGCTGCAGATCTTTTGTCAATAGGAACAGTTTCTACTTTGCTCATGACTTACAACATCTctatctccccccaccctctctggtCTCACCAATAGTTCCAACCACACGTCTCTGGGGCCAAATCAGGAAACAGTCTCTGCAATCTCTTCCGGTCgatgacatccttcctcaggtgcaAAGTCACAGTGTcttccagcacggaaacaagccctttggcccaactcatccatgccaaccaagatacctcatctaaactagtccatttgcctatgtttggcccatatccttttaaacatATACTTAAACCTTAAGTATCTCTGTATTGTGTAAGGGTGATGTGAGTTATAAAGTCAAGCATTTCAAatcatgtgtacaaaatcatgagaggaatagattgtgtaaatgcacagtctcttgcccagagttgaggaattgaggacatgggtttaagaggggggaaggatttcataggaacctgagcggtaaacttttcacacaaagggtggtgggtgtgtggcatGTGCTGCCAGACTAGGTAGTTTGTGGCagttactattgcaacgtttaagaaacatttagacaggtacatggagaggatacgtttagggggatatgggccaaacggaggcagatgggactagtgtagatggggaatgttggccggtgtgggcaagttgggacaaaggccctgtttccacactggataactctatgactctaaatgcctTTTAGCAGTAAATGACAGGTCCCTAAGAAGCACTGATGTAGAGAAGGAACCGGGGATGCAAGTTTATAGCTCGCATAAAGCAGCAATACAAgtgtttgggtggcacggtggtgcattggtagagttgccaccttatagcgccagagacctgggttcaatcttgactgtgggtgctgtgtgtacagagtctGTAGATTCTCCctgtcttcttatcgagtccacatcacaagattagaaattgtccagtcagagctgaacacacttctcggcatttgCAGACAATTGCGTCTTGTGCCTCTTGTGGTGGAAagtttggtggaaacagggccgcggcgtgatgctctttccttgaccccattctccatgtgaccgcgtgggttttctccgggtgctccggttttctcccacactccaacaacgtgcaggtttgtaggttaatggcctttggtgaagattgtaaattgttcctggtgtgtaggatagtgctactgtatgggatgatcgttggtcagccagcacggactcagtgggttgaagggtctgtttccgcactggacctctaaactaaactaaactattccatgCAATTCTgggtgccccattacaggaaggatatggagaatTTGGAGAGGGTGCCAAAATGatttatctgcatgcttcctggaTTACACAATATTAGCTTTAAGGAGATGTGGGACAACTTGAATTGTTTTGtctggagcgttggaggctgaggggagaactgatagaagtttataaaatgatgagcggGACAGGTAGTCCCCACCTCTCGCTTCCTGCTTCCTCCCACTGCTCCattggtctgacgaagggtcgcatcccctccactgatgctgccctaacccgcagagttcctccagaactttccattcttctcgagattccagcacctgcagttccttgagtctcctggcatgtgataggtagatacagttggggaggggtggggagtttggcagatgggtgggtgTGTCCAGGGGTAgaggcataaggaactgcagatgctggaatcttgagtaaaaaatgaagtgctggaggcactcaatacaatacaatacaatacaatacaatatatctttattgtcattgtacccaggggtacaacgagattgggaatgcgcctcccatacgatgcaatgggtcaggcatcagATGAGGTTaggggaggtgcacgtgaacctctctctgtctcacctgaaaggactgctggggttcTCGGATTGAGCTGATGGAGGAGGTGTTTCTACCTGAAGAAGTgtttctacctgaaacgtcaccaattccttttctccagagatgctgcctgacctgctgagttactccagctctttgtgtctaatgCCGagaaggtataaggacaggtgttacatctcctgtggttgcaggggaaaagtaCCTGTGGAAGGGgtagtttaggtgggaagggatgagtgaaccaaggagttgtggagggagcggtgaaaaggagacaaaaaggtgtcagataaggaaaggaggagtgaaatgtaaagctggagagaGGGATGTGGGAGCAGTGTAGATCCGTGGACACAAGGGGGCTTGAGGAACGGAGTTCTGCAGGACTTCAAACTTGCATCTTGAAAATCACGCATAATTCTTGCAAGTTCTTacaacagtctgaggaagggcctcgaccccaaacgtcgcccattccttctctccagagatgctgcctgtctcgctgagttactccagcattttgtgtccatcttcggtgtaaacccgcatATGCAGTGCCTCCCGACCTACACATGATTCTCACAAATTCCCCAATTGCTGTCAATACAAAAGCTTGCATCCCGTTGCCAAAACAAACAGGAACTCTACGATTAACAGATGGCTGTTTCTTTTGGCACCGTTTGAGCGAAGCTTTAGTTGTCATCGGCGCCGATGCTGCGAGCAGAACGAGGAGCggcgggagaggggggatttGCCAGCGATTGTAGGACACTCACCACCTCTGCGGTCAACAGCAACCCCTTCCGAGAGGTCAAGAAACTTCTGTCCGCGATTAAAGCTCCAAGCCCCGGTCGGGACTGGGGACTGGGCTCCGGTGATTCACACTCGCTCATCTCCACACTGGTTCTGGGTGGATgagtagagggggggagggggggagcaaaATAAGTTtaaatgatgggggggggggggggggggagagggtgagcaaaATAAGTTtaaatggggaagggggggggggtagagaattGGAGCACTTAAACAAATACAGGGGGACTTCAGCGGGAAACGGAAACAGTGTGCAGAGACTTGGGATGTCCAGTGTAAGGACTCGAAACAATGGAACTATGAGAGCAAAAATACCCAGCAAGcaggaaattgaaaaaaaaaacaaagggagTTAATGTAATCAGCAACAGCTCTGCTTTGTTAAAATCCAATCACCCCTCAGCTCTGCTGAAATTAGTTTTTAAAACTTAGCAATTGTTACTTTGCAAATAATTTACAAGTTCTTTGCATTCGAACCTTTGCAAGCAATCGTGAAGTTGCAAACTTTTCAATTTTataaaacgagaaaaaaagtttgcaaaaacaatcagctgcaaccgtcctctcttttaaaaaaaagcttgtCGATAACTTTCAGTGTTTTTTGCAAAGTTCTTTTCTAAAAATAAACTGCATGGAAACTGATGCAAAAAGATATCTTTTGGGCAAGGAGTGTTGATGGTTTGTATTTCAAGCGCTCCTTTTAAAGGGGATTCCTGGTGAGATGAAGAATATAAatcttccaaagatagacacagagtgctggagtaactcaacgagtcaggcagcaactccggagaacatgggtgggtggcgtttcgggttgagacccttcttcagcacattgtgtccatctttggtggagACCAGCAAATGCAGTTCTTGTTTCTGTAATTTAAATCCCCCATTGAGCTGCCTCATGTATAACGTTTAGGGTGTTCACAGAGTTTAggtgaacacaaggaactgcaggtgctggtttaccaagacaaagttacaaagtgctggagtaacttagcggctcgggcagcatctctggagaacataggcaggtggcgtttcaggttgagacccttctttagacatggGTCTGAGGTTTTGGGTCTCAAGTATTcaaatgcatcacagcatggtttgggaacagctccatccaaaccgtaagaaattgcagacaattgcctcccttctattgatttcatctacatttcatgttgcctcggcaaagccaccagcataatgaaggacgagtctcaccccggtcattccctcttctcccctctcccattaggcaagaggtacagacgcgTGAaagctcacacctccagattctgggacagtttcttactagctgttatcaggcaaatgaaccatcctatcaccaactagagctaccatccacctcattgaagaccctcgtaCTATcattaatcaaactttactggactttatcttgcactaaatgttattccctttatcatgtatctgtacactgtggacagctcaattgtgatcatgtataagtctgtctgtccgctgactggatagaacgcaacaaaatgcttttcactgtaccttggtacacgtgacaataaactagactaaactaaactaaactaaattacctcTGGCCAGTGTTTGCAAGGCAGGAGATGCAGAGTTGATGAATTTCAAAAACAAACTTACATTTCCTGTGATATTCTGTCTAATTTTctcatttttttaatacaaaggtGTGATAATTTGAGTCAATGAGTCACAcagaagggaaacaggccatttggcccaccaagtttctACTACTTCTATTAAGATCCCAATCCTACCCTAACTCAGTtgatgccccccaccccccatagtAAGTGGATACAGTCACACAGCAGGTAgatccgctgcctcacagcactgaaGACCCGGTTTCCAACCTGACCTTGTGAGCTGTCTGTCTGGCGTTTGCACACTCTCCTTGTGACCGTATGAGTTTGTCTGTCTGGCGTTTGCACACTTTCCTTGTGACCgtatgagtttcctccgggtgctccagtttcctcctgcatcccaatttACAGAGCACCAACAGCCAATAGTCTTTTAGAGCCCtagaaacatacagcatggaaacaggcccttcaacccaacttgcccatggtgaTCAATATACCCGATCTaagcaagtcccacctgcctgcatttggcacatatccttctaaactttaacTATCCTTTcctatcattggagaccctcggactatcattaattGGACTTTGCTAGACGTTATCttacactaagcgttattccctttatcctgtatctgtacattgtgaacggctcgattgtaatcaagtatagggggcgtggctgcattctgcagctgcggctcaccggcagtctctctgtcttttttttgattttgtctattgtcatcgtttaaatgtacgttttgatctatttttaactctgtttatgtggggggtggtgggggaaacctttttgctAATCTCctcttcaacggagatgcgacctttatcgtgtcatatctccgttcgcgctacggcctaacaccgtggagtcggcggcctccagctgggatcgaccttgaagactccggtcggtcgcagggcctggacttaccatctcggaggctttggccgtgggccctgcagaccgcaacatctggagttcgcaggtccctggctggcg is part of the Rhinoraja longicauda isolate Sanriku21f chromosome 6, sRhiLon1.1, whole genome shotgun sequence genome and harbors:
- the LOC144594830 gene encoding CKLF-like MARVEL transmembrane domain-containing protein 3 — translated: MSECESPEPSPQSRPGLGALIADRSFLTSRKGLLLTAEVVLSFIIFICYLASSVVFLFTAPLIEFLLALTAYYLYVTNFVERFRGFHCPLIDFLRCTTAAIIFFAISIYAVTQSGAGSKAAGIFGFVATVVFAFDFYGIFNQLVIFINPQELPTHTATIRKSTGEEAVPSDSDSE